Proteins co-encoded in one Pogona vitticeps strain Pit_001003342236 chromosome 9, PviZW2.1, whole genome shotgun sequence genomic window:
- the LOC110090909 gene encoding FXYD domain-containing ion transport regulator 3 isoform X2 has protein sequence MMRSATTEILLLLFAAFPLLEANDPEDKNSPFYYDYASLRLGGLIFAGVLCFLGIIILISGKCKCKPKRRSSVQIAVAPKCSLPGDASEC, from the exons ATGATGAGGTCTGCCACCACAGAGATCCTGCTTCTTCTGTTTGCAG CATTCCCTCTTCTGGAGGCAAATGATCCTGAAG ATAAAAACAGCCCCTTCTATTATG ACTATGCGTCACTTCGTCTCGGTGGTTTGATTTTTGCTggtgttctctgttttcttggaATTATTATCCTCATAA GTGGAAAGTGCAAATGTAAACCTAAGAGGAGAAGCAG TGTCCAGATCGCCGTGGCACCAAAATGTTCTCTTCCAG GAGATGCCAGTGAGTGCTAA
- the LOC110090909 gene encoding FXYD domain-containing ion transport regulator 3 isoform X1, producing the protein MFSLCPNFDSDWLECHPGCCCEGHLELRISLCVMMRSATTEILLLLFAAFPLLEANDPEDKNSPFYYDYASLRLGGLIFAGVLCFLGIIILISGKCKCKPKRRSSVQIAVAPKCSLPGDASEC; encoded by the exons ATGTTCTCCCTTTGTCCTAACTTTGATTCTGATTGGCTGGAGTGTCATCCGGGGTGTTGTTGTGAAGGCCACCTAG AGCTCAGAATATCACTGTGTGTCATGATGAGGTCTGCCACCACAGAGATCCTGCTTCTTCTGTTTGCAG CATTCCCTCTTCTGGAGGCAAATGATCCTGAAG ATAAAAACAGCCCCTTCTATTATG ACTATGCGTCACTTCGTCTCGGTGGTTTGATTTTTGCTggtgttctctgttttcttggaATTATTATCCTCATAA GTGGAAAGTGCAAATGTAAACCTAAGAGGAGAAGCAG TGTCCAGATCGCCGTGGCACCAAAATGTTCTCTTCCAG GAGATGCCAGTGAGTGCTAA